A genomic region of Chelonia mydas isolate rCheMyd1 chromosome 9, rCheMyd1.pri.v2, whole genome shotgun sequence contains the following coding sequences:
- the EIF4G1 gene encoding eukaryotic translation initiation factor 4 gamma 1 isoform X15 codes for MNKAPQPTGGAPTAPHPAPSPGLPQSAFPPGQTAPVVFNPSQATQMNTPSQPRQHFYQSRAQPPTSASRVQSNTSARPGPPAHVYPAASQVMMIPSQISYPASQGAYYIPGQGRSTYVVPTQQYPVQPGAPSFYPGANPPEFGTYAGAYYPAQGVQQFPAGVPAAQVMMNQQPPIPTKRERKTIRIRDPNQGGKDITEEIMSGARTSSTPTPPQAGSGLEPQANGETPHVAVIVRPDDRPKPVPVVSKPVSLEPSKSASPSPPPPLIAEVEPVPLAAVTLVPMESPVDVDTKAELAEAPAETHEPLKATTTVPGGMEQPEEASALDTEPQEEAAATPVLEPPALEPPAQPVLVETQEEVVPPEVVPPEVVPLDEELPAKPATPPSPSPPEEEASSEAVVESNGVLEETPEPVAEPPVCQLEPVVESPVAQPEELVLPNGLGVPGKQEADEPEEQPESDVSPISEPEEVKGEEPAIPASPPAEEEEEEQEEEEECEEPLEAQEQNSPLEAPLSQSSEEITQVAVSVPKKKRKMKELNKKEAVGDLLDAFKEISDGASEAENKPPASVPAPEPKEAAPACPQEETEETWEEKEDKLDPEKVKAADQKYQYKEEQWKPLNPEEKKRYDREFLLGFQFIFASMQKPEGLPQISDVVLDKVSATTRLVNKTPMRPLDPIRLSGMNCGPDFTPSFANLGRPSMGNRGPPAGLGPRRSQQSQRKEPRKIIATVSLNEDIKLNKAEKAWKPSSKRAAEEEDPDNIKTQDLFRRVRSILNKLTPQMFQQLMKQVTELSIDTEERLKGVIDLIFEKAISEPNFSVAYANMCRCLMGLKVPTTDKPAVTVNFRKLLLNRCQKEFEKDKDDDEIFEKKQKEMDDAAAPEEKARLKEELDDARDKARRRSLGNIKFIGELFKLKMLTEAIMHDCVVKLLKNHDEESLECLCRLLTTIGKDLDFEKAKPRMDQYFNQMDKIIKEKKTSSRIRFMLQDVIDLRRNSWVPRRGDQGPKTIDQIHKEAEMEEHREHIKVQQLMSKQDKRRGPPGSSSGGGRGSQVADDGWNTVPISKGNRPIDTSRITKITKPGSIDSNNQLFAPGGRLSWGKGSSGGSGAKPADSASDANRPATSTLNRFSALQQSTPAESLDSRRVVQRSSSSRDRSEKAGERGERFERERLERGDRLERPDRGERADRNRPPITKRSYSKEMEDRSRERERQGAQEAVRKVSSMTEERDRSREPVKREPAPPAAPPKPALSEEELEKKSKAIIEEYLHINDMKEALQCVQELACPSQLYVFVRNGIESTLERSMIAREHMGLLLYQLVKAGNLTKEQYYKGVHDILEIAEDMEIDIPHIWLYLAELITPILREGGIAMEELFREIAKPLVPIGKASTLLLEILGLLCKGMSHKKAGTLWREGGLSWKEFLPEDQDVNKFVTEQKVEYTMGDSSDTPSRKELTAEELCKQMEKLLKENSNNQRIYDWIEANLSEQQVSSSIFVRALMTSVCHSAIVFENPYRVDTVVIKSRAKLLQKYVSEEQKELQALYALQALVVKLDQPPNLLRMFFDALYDEDVIKEEAFYKWESSKDPAEQQGKGVALKSVTAFFTWLREAEDESDNN; via the exons AGGGGGTGCAGCAGTTCCCAGCCGGGGTCCCCGCTGCCCAGGTCATGATGAACCAGCAGCCGCCCATCCCGACAAAGCGAGAGCGCAAGACG ATCCGGATACGAGATCCAAACCAGGGCGGCAAAGACATCACCGAAGAAATCATGTCTGGAGCAAGGacctcttccacccccacccctcctcag GCTGGAAGCGGTTTGGAGCCACAGGCCAATGGCGAGACGCCCCACGTAGCGGTTATTGTCCGGCCAG ATGACCGCCCAAAGCCTGTCCCGGTTGTAAGTAAACCCGTCTCCCTAGAGCCAAGTAAATCAGCGTCCCCgtctcccccgcctcccctgaTCGCTGAGGTGGAGCCCGTGCCGCTGGCCGCGGTGACACTGGTGCCGATGGAGAGCCCAGTGGACGTGGACACTaaagcagagctggctgaggctCCTGCAGAGACACATGAACCTCTTAAAGCCACCACTACAGTGCCAGGGGGCATGGAGCAGCCCGAGGAAGCCTCTGCCTTGGACACAGAGCCCCAGGAGGAGGCAGCTGCCACCCCTGTCCTGGAACCCCCAGCCCTGGAACCCCCAGCCCAACCAGTGCTGGTAGAAACACAAGAGGAGGTGGTGCCCCCGGAGGTGGTGCCCCCGGAGGTGGTGCCCCTGGACGAGGAGCTGCCAGCTAAGCCTgccactccccccagcccctcgcccCCTGAGGAAGAGGCCTCCAGCGAAGCTGTTGTTGAATCCAATGGAGTCTTGGAGGAAACGCCTGAGCCAGTGGCCGAGCCACCTGTGTGCCAGCTAGAGCCGGTTGTGGAGTCTCCCGTTGCCCAGCCAGAGGAGCTGGTGCTGCCCAACGGGCTGGGGGTACCTGGCAAGCAGGAGGCCGAcgagccagaggagcagccagaGTCAGATGTCAGCCCCATCTCGGAACCCGAGGAGGTTAAGGGAGAGGAGCCGGccatcccagcctccccccctgcagaggaggaggaggaggaacaggaggaagaagaggagtgcGAGGAGCCCCTGGAAGCACAAGAGCAGAATTCCCCGTTGGAAGCGCCTCTTTCCCAGAGCTCCGAGGAGATCACGCAAG TTGCCGTGTCGGTGCCAAAGAAAAAGCGGAAAATGAAGGAGCTCAACAAGAAGGAAGCAGTGGGCGACCTGCTGGATGCCTTTAAAGAG ATCAGCGATGGTGCCTCTGAGGCAGAGAACAAgcccccagcctctgtcccagccccGGAGCCCAAGGAGgccgccccagcctgcccccaggaGGAGACTGAGGAGACCTGGGAAGAGAAAGAGGACAAGCTGGATCCGGAGAAGGTCAAGGCCGCAGATCAGAAGTACCAGTACAAGGAAG AACAATGGAAGCCTCTGAACCCAGAGGAGAAGAAGAGATACGACCGGGAGTTCCTGCTGGGCTTCCAGTTCATCTTTGCCAGCATGCAGAAACCTGAGGGGCTGCCCCAGATCAGCGATGTGGTGCTGGACAAGGTCAGTGCCACCACCAGACTG GTGAATAAAACGCCGATGCGACCGCTGGACCCCATTCGCCTGAGCGGGATGAACTGCGGCCCTGACTTCACCCCTTCCTTTGCCAACCTGGGCCGTCCATCCATGGGCAACCGGGGACCG CCTGCAGGGTTGGGCCCACGCCGCTCGCAGCAGAGCCAGAGGAAAGAGCCCCGGAAAATCATTGCCACGGTCTCCCTGAACGAGGACATCAAGCTCAACAAGGCTGAGAAGGCCTGGAAGCCCAGCAGCAAGCGGGCTGCCGAGGAGGAGGATCCTGACAACATCAAGACGCAG GACCTGTTCCGGCGTGTGCGCAGCATCCTGAACAAGCTGACGCCGCAGATGTTCCAGCAGCTGATGAAGCAGGTCACGGAGCTGTCCATCGACACTGAGGAGCGGCTCAAGGGCGTCATTGACCTCATCTTCGAGAAGGCCATCTCCGAGCCAAACTTCTCCGTTGCCTATGCCAACATGTGCCGTTGCCTTATGGGG TTGAAAGTCCCCACGACTGACAAGCCGGCGGTGACCGTGAACTTCCGCAAGTTGCTGCTGAACCGCTGCCAGAAAGAGTTTGAGAAGGACAAGGACGACGACGAGATCTTTGAGAAGAAGCAGAAGGAGATGGATGATGCTGCTGCC ccggAGGAGAAGGCTCGCCTGAAGGAGGAGCTGGACGATGCTCGGGACAAGGCCAGGAGGCGCTCTCTGGGGAACATCAAGTTCATCGGGGAGCTCTTCAAGCTGAAGATGCTGACGGAGGCCATCATGCACGACTGCGTGGTCAAGCTGCTCAAGAACCATGACGAGGAGTCGCTCGAGTGCCTGTGCCGTCTGCTCACCACCATTGGCAAGGACCTGGACTTCGAGAAAGCCAAG CCCAGAATGGATCAGTATTTCAACCAGATGGATAAGATCATTAAGGAGAAGAAAACGTCATCTCGAATTCGCTTCATGCTGCAGGATGTGATTGACCTCAGGCGG AATAGCTGGGTGCCGCGGCGAGGAGACCAGGGCCCTAAAACCATTGACCAGATCCACAAGGAGGCGGAGATGGAGGAGCATCGGGAGCACATCAAAGTGCAGCAGCTCATGTCGAAGCAGGACAAGAGGAGAGGGCCTCCTGGCTCCTCATCTGGAG GTGGGCGAGGGAGCCAGGTTGCAGATGATGGCTGGAACACTGTCCCCATCAGCAAGGGCAACAGGCCTATTGACACCAGCCGGATAACCAAGATCACAAAG CCTGGATCGATCGACTCCAATAATCAGCTGTTTGCACCTGGTGGGCGtctgagctgggggaagggcagcagCGGGGGATCTGGTGCCAAGCCTGCTGACTCAG CTTCTGATGCCAACCGGCCAGCCACTAGCACCTTGAATCGCTTCTCAGCCCTGCAGCAGTCGACCCCCGCGGAGAGCCTGGATTCCCGGCGCGTGGTACAGAG gagcagctccagccGGGATCGGTCAGAGAAGGCTGGAGAGCGAGGGGAGCGGTTTGAGCGCGAGCGATTGGAGAGGGGTGACCGCTTGGAGCGCCCCGACAGGGGGGAGCGGGCAGACAGGAACCGGCCCCCCATCACCAAGCGGAGCTACAGCAAGGAGATGGAGGACAGGAGCCGGGAGCGTGAGAGGCAGGGAGCCCAGGAGGCTGTCCGGAAGGTTTCCAGCATGACAGAGGAGCGGgacaggagcagggagccag TTAAGCGAGAGCCGGCGCCCCCTGCGGCCCCCCCCAAGCCAGCGCTGtcggaggaggagctggagaagaaatcCAAGGCCATCATTGAAGAGTACCTGCATATCAACGACATGAAG GAGGCACTGCAGTGCGTGCAGGAGCTGGCCTGTCCCTCCCAGCTCTATGTCTTTGTGCGGAATGGCATTGAGTCCACGCTGGAGAGGAGCATGATCGCCCGtgagcacatggggctgctgctgtACCAGCTGGTGAAAGCTGGAAACCTCACCAAGGAGCAGTACTACAAAGG GGTGCACGACATCCTGGAGATTGCCGAGGACATGGAGATCGACATCCCGCACATCTGGCTCTACCTGGCCGAGCTGATCACCCCCATCCTGCGGGAAGGGGGCATCGCCATGGAGGAGCTCTTCAG AGAGATTGCCAAGCCCCTGGTGCCCATTGGCAAGGCCAGCACCCTCCTGCTGGAGATCCTGGGGTTGCTGTGCAAGGGGATG agccacaagaaggCAGGGACGCTGTGGAGAGAGGGTGGCCTGAGCTGGAAGGAGTTCCTGCCCGAGGACCAGGATGTGAACAAGTTTGTCACGGAGCAG AAAGTGGAGTATACCATGGGGGACAGCTCGGACACGCCCAGCCGCAAGGAGCTGACTGCCGAGGAGCTGTGCAAGCAGATggagaagctgctgaaagagaacTCTAACAACCAAAGAATATACGACTGGATCGAG GCCAACCTGAGCGAGCAGCAGGTCTCGTCCAGCATCTTCGTCAGGGCCCTGATGACGTCCGTGTGCCATTCGGCCATTGTCT tcgAGAACCCTTACCGGGTGGACACAGTGGTGATCAAAAGCCGGGCCAAGCTGCTGCAGAAGTACGTGAGCGAGGAGCAGAAGGAGCTGCAGGCGCTTTACGCCTTACAGGCCCTCGTGGTGAAGCTGGATCAGCCTCCGA ACCTGCTCCGAATGTTCTTCGATGCCTTGTACGACGAGGACGTCATCAAGGAGGAAGCCTTCTACAAGTGGGAGTCGAGCAAGGACCCGGCCGAGCAGCAGGGCAAGGGGGTGGCCCTCAAGTCAGTGACGGCCTTCTTCACCTGGCTGCGGGAAGCTGAGGACGAATCGGACAACAACTGA
- the EIF4G1 gene encoding eukaryotic translation initiation factor 4 gamma 1 isoform X11 — translation MNKAPQPTGGAPTAPHPAPSPGLPQSAFPPGQTAPVVFNPSQATQMNTPSQPRQHFYQSRAQPPTSASRVQSNTSARPGPPAHVYPAASQVMMIPSQISYPASQGAYYIPGQGRSTYVVPTQQYPVQPGAPSFYPGANPPEFGTYAGAYYPAQGVQQFPAGVPAAQVMMNQQPPIPTKRERKTIRIRDPNQGGKDITEEIMSGARTSSTPTPPQAGSGLEPQANGETPHVAVIVRPDDRPKPVPVVSKPVSLEPSKSASPSPPPPLIAEVEPVPLAAVTLVPMESPVDVDTKAELAEAPAETHEPLKATTTVPGGMEQPEEASALDTEPQEEAAATPVLEPPALEPPAQPVLVETQEEVVPPEVVPPEVVPLDEELPAKPATPPSPSPPEEEASSEAVVESNGVLEETPEPVAEPPVCQLEPVVESPVAQPEELVLPNGLGVPGKQEADEPEEQPESDVSPISEPEEVKGEEPAIPASPPAEEEEEEQEEEEECEEPLEAQEQNSPLEAPLSQSSEEITQVAVSVPKKKRKMKELNKKEAVGDLLDAFKEISDGASEAENKPPASVPAPEPKEAAPACPQEETEETWEEKEDKLDPEKVKAADQKYQYKEGEPSFSQKQWKPLNPEEKKRYDREFLLGFQFIFASMQKPEGLPQISDVVLDKVSATTRLVNKTPMRPLDPIRLSGMNCGPDFTPSFANLGRPSMGNRGPPAGLGPRRSQQSQRKEPRKIIATVSLNEDIKLNKAEKAWKPSSKRAAEEEDPDNIKTQDLFRRVRSILNKLTPQMFQQLMKQVTELSIDTEERLKGVIDLIFEKAISEPNFSVAYANMCRCLMGLKVPTTDKPAVTVNFRKLLLNRCQKEFEKDKDDDEIFEKKQKEMDDAAAPEEKARLKEELDDARDKARRRSLGNIKFIGELFKLKMLTEAIMHDCVVKLLKNHDEESLECLCRLLTTIGKDLDFEKAKPRMDQYFNQMDKIIKEKKTSSRIRFMLQDVIDLRRNSWVPRRGDQGPKTIDQIHKEAEMEEHREHIKVQQLMSKQDKRRGPPGSSSGGGRGSQVADDGWNTVPISKGNRPIDTSRITKITKPGSIDSNNQLFAPGGRLSWGKGSSGGSGAKPADSASDANRPATSTLNRFSALQQSTPAESLDSRRVVQRSSSSRDRSEKAGERGERFERERLERGDRLERPDRGERADRNRPPITKRSYSKEMEDRSRERERQGAQEAVRKVSSMTEERDRSREPVKREPAPPAAPPKPALSEEELEKKSKAIIEEYLHINDMKEALQCVQELACPSQLYVFVRNGIESTLERSMIAREHMGLLLYQLVKAGNLTKEQYYKGVHDILEIAEDMEIDIPHIWLYLAELITPILREGGIAMEELFREIAKPLVPIGKASTLLLEILGLLCKGMSHKKAGTLWREGGLSWKEFLPEDQDVNKFVTEQKVEYTMGDSSDTPSRKELTAEELCKQMEKLLKENSNNQRIYDWIEANLSEQQVSSSIFVRALMTSVCHSAIVFENPYRVDTVVIKSRAKLLQKYVSEEQKELQALYALQALVVKLDQPPNLLRMFFDALYDEDVIKEEAFYKWESSKDPAEQQGKGVALKSVTAFFTWLREAEDESDNN, via the exons AGGGGGTGCAGCAGTTCCCAGCCGGGGTCCCCGCTGCCCAGGTCATGATGAACCAGCAGCCGCCCATCCCGACAAAGCGAGAGCGCAAGACG ATCCGGATACGAGATCCAAACCAGGGCGGCAAAGACATCACCGAAGAAATCATGTCTGGAGCAAGGacctcttccacccccacccctcctcag GCTGGAAGCGGTTTGGAGCCACAGGCCAATGGCGAGACGCCCCACGTAGCGGTTATTGTCCGGCCAG ATGACCGCCCAAAGCCTGTCCCGGTTGTAAGTAAACCCGTCTCCCTAGAGCCAAGTAAATCAGCGTCCCCgtctcccccgcctcccctgaTCGCTGAGGTGGAGCCCGTGCCGCTGGCCGCGGTGACACTGGTGCCGATGGAGAGCCCAGTGGACGTGGACACTaaagcagagctggctgaggctCCTGCAGAGACACATGAACCTCTTAAAGCCACCACTACAGTGCCAGGGGGCATGGAGCAGCCCGAGGAAGCCTCTGCCTTGGACACAGAGCCCCAGGAGGAGGCAGCTGCCACCCCTGTCCTGGAACCCCCAGCCCTGGAACCCCCAGCCCAACCAGTGCTGGTAGAAACACAAGAGGAGGTGGTGCCCCCGGAGGTGGTGCCCCCGGAGGTGGTGCCCCTGGACGAGGAGCTGCCAGCTAAGCCTgccactccccccagcccctcgcccCCTGAGGAAGAGGCCTCCAGCGAAGCTGTTGTTGAATCCAATGGAGTCTTGGAGGAAACGCCTGAGCCAGTGGCCGAGCCACCTGTGTGCCAGCTAGAGCCGGTTGTGGAGTCTCCCGTTGCCCAGCCAGAGGAGCTGGTGCTGCCCAACGGGCTGGGGGTACCTGGCAAGCAGGAGGCCGAcgagccagaggagcagccagaGTCAGATGTCAGCCCCATCTCGGAACCCGAGGAGGTTAAGGGAGAGGAGCCGGccatcccagcctccccccctgcagaggaggaggaggaggaacaggaggaagaagaggagtgcGAGGAGCCCCTGGAAGCACAAGAGCAGAATTCCCCGTTGGAAGCGCCTCTTTCCCAGAGCTCCGAGGAGATCACGCAAG TTGCCGTGTCGGTGCCAAAGAAAAAGCGGAAAATGAAGGAGCTCAACAAGAAGGAAGCAGTGGGCGACCTGCTGGATGCCTTTAAAGAG ATCAGCGATGGTGCCTCTGAGGCAGAGAACAAgcccccagcctctgtcccagccccGGAGCCCAAGGAGgccgccccagcctgcccccaggaGGAGACTGAGGAGACCTGGGAAGAGAAAGAGGACAAGCTGGATCCGGAGAAGGTCAAGGCCGCAGATCAGAAGTACCAGTACAAGGAAGGTGAGCCTTCCTTCAGCCAAA AACAATGGAAGCCTCTGAACCCAGAGGAGAAGAAGAGATACGACCGGGAGTTCCTGCTGGGCTTCCAGTTCATCTTTGCCAGCATGCAGAAACCTGAGGGGCTGCCCCAGATCAGCGATGTGGTGCTGGACAAGGTCAGTGCCACCACCAGACTG GTGAATAAAACGCCGATGCGACCGCTGGACCCCATTCGCCTGAGCGGGATGAACTGCGGCCCTGACTTCACCCCTTCCTTTGCCAACCTGGGCCGTCCATCCATGGGCAACCGGGGACCG CCTGCAGGGTTGGGCCCACGCCGCTCGCAGCAGAGCCAGAGGAAAGAGCCCCGGAAAATCATTGCCACGGTCTCCCTGAACGAGGACATCAAGCTCAACAAGGCTGAGAAGGCCTGGAAGCCCAGCAGCAAGCGGGCTGCCGAGGAGGAGGATCCTGACAACATCAAGACGCAG GACCTGTTCCGGCGTGTGCGCAGCATCCTGAACAAGCTGACGCCGCAGATGTTCCAGCAGCTGATGAAGCAGGTCACGGAGCTGTCCATCGACACTGAGGAGCGGCTCAAGGGCGTCATTGACCTCATCTTCGAGAAGGCCATCTCCGAGCCAAACTTCTCCGTTGCCTATGCCAACATGTGCCGTTGCCTTATGGGG TTGAAAGTCCCCACGACTGACAAGCCGGCGGTGACCGTGAACTTCCGCAAGTTGCTGCTGAACCGCTGCCAGAAAGAGTTTGAGAAGGACAAGGACGACGACGAGATCTTTGAGAAGAAGCAGAAGGAGATGGATGATGCTGCTGCC ccggAGGAGAAGGCTCGCCTGAAGGAGGAGCTGGACGATGCTCGGGACAAGGCCAGGAGGCGCTCTCTGGGGAACATCAAGTTCATCGGGGAGCTCTTCAAGCTGAAGATGCTGACGGAGGCCATCATGCACGACTGCGTGGTCAAGCTGCTCAAGAACCATGACGAGGAGTCGCTCGAGTGCCTGTGCCGTCTGCTCACCACCATTGGCAAGGACCTGGACTTCGAGAAAGCCAAG CCCAGAATGGATCAGTATTTCAACCAGATGGATAAGATCATTAAGGAGAAGAAAACGTCATCTCGAATTCGCTTCATGCTGCAGGATGTGATTGACCTCAGGCGG AATAGCTGGGTGCCGCGGCGAGGAGACCAGGGCCCTAAAACCATTGACCAGATCCACAAGGAGGCGGAGATGGAGGAGCATCGGGAGCACATCAAAGTGCAGCAGCTCATGTCGAAGCAGGACAAGAGGAGAGGGCCTCCTGGCTCCTCATCTGGAG GTGGGCGAGGGAGCCAGGTTGCAGATGATGGCTGGAACACTGTCCCCATCAGCAAGGGCAACAGGCCTATTGACACCAGCCGGATAACCAAGATCACAAAG CCTGGATCGATCGACTCCAATAATCAGCTGTTTGCACCTGGTGGGCGtctgagctgggggaagggcagcagCGGGGGATCTGGTGCCAAGCCTGCTGACTCAG CTTCTGATGCCAACCGGCCAGCCACTAGCACCTTGAATCGCTTCTCAGCCCTGCAGCAGTCGACCCCCGCGGAGAGCCTGGATTCCCGGCGCGTGGTACAGAG gagcagctccagccGGGATCGGTCAGAGAAGGCTGGAGAGCGAGGGGAGCGGTTTGAGCGCGAGCGATTGGAGAGGGGTGACCGCTTGGAGCGCCCCGACAGGGGGGAGCGGGCAGACAGGAACCGGCCCCCCATCACCAAGCGGAGCTACAGCAAGGAGATGGAGGACAGGAGCCGGGAGCGTGAGAGGCAGGGAGCCCAGGAGGCTGTCCGGAAGGTTTCCAGCATGACAGAGGAGCGGgacaggagcagggagccag TTAAGCGAGAGCCGGCGCCCCCTGCGGCCCCCCCCAAGCCAGCGCTGtcggaggaggagctggagaagaaatcCAAGGCCATCATTGAAGAGTACCTGCATATCAACGACATGAAG GAGGCACTGCAGTGCGTGCAGGAGCTGGCCTGTCCCTCCCAGCTCTATGTCTTTGTGCGGAATGGCATTGAGTCCACGCTGGAGAGGAGCATGATCGCCCGtgagcacatggggctgctgctgtACCAGCTGGTGAAAGCTGGAAACCTCACCAAGGAGCAGTACTACAAAGG GGTGCACGACATCCTGGAGATTGCCGAGGACATGGAGATCGACATCCCGCACATCTGGCTCTACCTGGCCGAGCTGATCACCCCCATCCTGCGGGAAGGGGGCATCGCCATGGAGGAGCTCTTCAG AGAGATTGCCAAGCCCCTGGTGCCCATTGGCAAGGCCAGCACCCTCCTGCTGGAGATCCTGGGGTTGCTGTGCAAGGGGATG agccacaagaaggCAGGGACGCTGTGGAGAGAGGGTGGCCTGAGCTGGAAGGAGTTCCTGCCCGAGGACCAGGATGTGAACAAGTTTGTCACGGAGCAG AAAGTGGAGTATACCATGGGGGACAGCTCGGACACGCCCAGCCGCAAGGAGCTGACTGCCGAGGAGCTGTGCAAGCAGATggagaagctgctgaaagagaacTCTAACAACCAAAGAATATACGACTGGATCGAG GCCAACCTGAGCGAGCAGCAGGTCTCGTCCAGCATCTTCGTCAGGGCCCTGATGACGTCCGTGTGCCATTCGGCCATTGTCT tcgAGAACCCTTACCGGGTGGACACAGTGGTGATCAAAAGCCGGGCCAAGCTGCTGCAGAAGTACGTGAGCGAGGAGCAGAAGGAGCTGCAGGCGCTTTACGCCTTACAGGCCCTCGTGGTGAAGCTGGATCAGCCTCCGA ACCTGCTCCGAATGTTCTTCGATGCCTTGTACGACGAGGACGTCATCAAGGAGGAAGCCTTCTACAAGTGGGAGTCGAGCAAGGACCCGGCCGAGCAGCAGGGCAAGGGGGTGGCCCTCAAGTCAGTGACGGCCTTCTTCACCTGGCTGCGGGAAGCTGAGGACGAATCGGACAACAACTGA